The genomic window CATTCTGTTGGACAGGCTATTCATGACCCACCATGATGTTTAGGTTTACATGcaggatttaatttttttttttaatgtaggttCTTTTCTCTGACGAaaaacattgtttttattttgtacttgaattttttttcccattatttttatttttttttaaattgtttttgttttgttttacttttttttttttttttttttttacacaaaaatgtttcaatcatatttttttttacagatttagaaaaaaaaaactgtactagaatttgtaaagaaaaataatttgcAACAATTTCAAATCTGTATTCCTGAATGTTGAAATTCCACTTTTTCAATATTGAAACCTAAGAAAATCATCTCCGTAGCCTAATAGTTCAGCATAGTTTGAACTTTCCATCCAATGCAATGCAATCCCTGCAGTAGTTGTGGGAGGGGCCTCAGTGCACTGTGTACCCCGGGGCCCATAAAGCAGTTCAAACAGCCCTGAATATAAGCGCTAACTTATATTTGGTTCTAGTGCGTTGACCGgtttggatccacaggttctagatgtggtcgtttttattcTGTTGCGTATTTTTGCACGTTGTACCGCATTTGCCcaccagtcaccgccaaagtattCTGGAAAATAGCAACGTGATCATAaggatattatattaaaaatgactaatatctgccaaaatactggtccgatcaacttactgttttcactagtctgttcactgagcaaaAGTATAtgaatatgacaaactgcagcagtcagctgtgtacggatggacacacacacacatacacacacacacacacacacacacacacacagaggccacttggctttgaATATATAAATATTTGGAGTCATCGGACACCAGATAAATGTCATGATCAAGGCTCTTACTGGTGAAAGTTTAGTATAAAAAACATTCGGTGCCTGATGTGCATCAACAGGAGGGTTTCGTTTCCAACGCCATGTGCTGGTTTCAGAGGATTGTGTAGTGGTTGTGGGCGGTGCTGATGATGTCACTGTTGCACTCCAGTGACTGGAGGAGCAGCTCCAACGCCGCTTTACTCACATTGAGGCAGTAGCGCTGTCTGACCGCAGACAGAATGTGGAGGACGTGACAACCTTTCTCTGCAtctacggaaaaaaaaaaaacaacaggaagaaAGTGGACGTCAGCGCACAAGCAACCAACGAATTTAACCCTGAAAGAGCCCAACATCCACcgaccggtgaccaaaaccatctactgatggaatgGGTTCCTGAATGAATAATAATTAAGACactagtttgataaatgatagtggatggcaaggttctaatagttttagatttttcattctagtttagttttatttagtttggactttttttctctaaatcagttcgttttaattcgtttttagagcaggtttgaaagtttttattagtttttttttttttttctaaatgcttagttttagtttagttttagtattaattttagttttgtcgtatcttttcttctctctcgtattcaaataaatcccagacaggactctgctgctttctcccaactttagtctccatgtttccaggtagagtggggaccagaagacgactggaaaccacaagtgaacacaagtgacggattgtcaagtgtcgtatggtgacagcagagaaaattacttgagcgaaataaatcaatttcatgtcaatccaacattgacaaagacaaaaacaaagggaattttatccacaatttttatccgttttagttagttttgtaaacatataatacagtttcagttagttatggttttttcttttaattataatttttatttatttcagttaacaaaaatgtttttacaattctagttttcatcatttcgttagttttcgttaatgataattaccttggtggatagacacacttatttatattaaataatattaaaatgaatgaaaagtgaatgaaaaatgaatgaaaatattataataataattaaataaataacataaaaaaagaaaaaaaaaatcaactaaaattaagtaaaaaaaagactaaaataagtaacaaaatgaacaaaaaaagccaaagtgatcaataaaatgaacaaaaatgaataaaaatccacaaaatagtaagatgaacaaaataagctatGATTTGAGCAGAACTGaggagaaaataataaaataggcaacaaactgataaaaattaaaaaaaaaaaaaaagaacaaacatgaacaaaatgaataaaaattgcacaaaataatgttgaagacacttggtttatatttgtGAAAACTCCGTCAttttcaccagtcaaacccatggagtcggatcagtgacagtacgagccatggagtcggatcagtgacagtcgtgccaacccttcggttattggacgacccactctacgtCCTGTGGTCCACATGGATGTGCCTTTGGTGGACTTACATTTGTCCCTCTCTGTCTTTGGTGGACTTACATTTGTCCCTCTGTGGTCCATGTAAATGTGTCTTTGGTGGACTTACATTTGTCCCTCTGTGGTCCATGTGAATGTGTCTTTGGTGGACTTACATTTGTCCCTCTGTGGTCCATGTAAATGTGTCTTTGGTGGACTTACATTTGTCCCTCTGTGGTCCATGTGAATGTGTCTTTGGTGGACTTACATTTGTCCCTCTTGGAGTCTTCCCTGATGATGTCCTTGACAGTGATGAGCAGATCTGTGTCCCGTTCAGTCACCTGGTGAGAGACCACACAGTCAGAGTTAGTCCGTCCGTCCTCCTGTCCTTTAGTTGGTCTTTTTATTCTGCTCATCATCACATGGTAGACTGGATCCTGGGACTGGACTTTGCGGTACACCACCCCCTCGTCCTGTAGAATCTGCAGGACGTCCTTCAGGAGGTTCCGTAGCTGCTGGCAACCAGACGGACCCGCCTCCTTAGAGGACAACACCAGAGGAGACAGAATAAGGGATGGCACAGGAGCAGAAAACACATGCACTGAACTGAACCAAGTAGGCGGAGCTTAGTAAAAACCCCGCCCCAccgcacaacactttgcccctcctcctCAGTGAAACCCTGCCCACAAAGGGGTTCATTTAGAGTCTGAACTTTCAATCTtttgaaaaaaacttttcaaaactTTCATTTCAAAAGGATCAAGTGAATAATGTCAAATCAAATTCTgtttatatagtgtcacatcagGACAACAGTTCTCTgatgacactttatatttagagctggaataaaccagactgtGAAACCAATGGACAGACGCCAACAGACTCCAGCAggaggaaaaactgaaaaaacagcacGGTAACAAGAAGAAACCTGGAGGAGAACCTGGAGTCCAAGAAACCAGATGGACAAAAAACTGAGATGGAAGGATGGAGAGAAGAACAGATGGAAGGATGGATAGAGGGACAGATGGAAGGATGGatagagggacagacagacaaaaagacagaaggAAGAATGGAAGGAAGAACAGAAGGATAgagggaaggaaagaaggaagaacAGGATAgagggaaggacagaaggaagaaCAGAAGGATAGAGggaaggacagaaggatagagggaaggaaagaaggaaggacagaaggatagagggaaggacagaaggaaggacagaaggatagagggaaggacagaaggaagaaCAGAAGGATAgagggaaggacagaaggaagaaCATAAGGATAGAGGGAAagacagaaggaaggacagaaggatagaGGGAAGGACAGAGGGAAGAACAGAAGGATAGAGGGAAagacagaaggaaggacagaaggatagagggagggacagaaggaaggacagaaggatagagggaaggacagaaggatagaggaaaggacagaaggaaggacagaaggatagaGGGAAGGACAGACAGATGTATGGAAGGATGGAgcgaaggacagaaggaaggaaagaaggaaggacaaaaggacagaaggaaggacagacagatggatggaaggacagacagagggacagatggaCAAAAGGATGAAAGGACAGAAGGAAGAATGGAAGGAAGAACAGAAGGgtagagggaaggaaggatggagagAGGGACAGAtgaaaggacagaaggaaggacagacagacagatggaaggaCAGATAGAGGGATGGAcaaaaggacagaaggaaggacagacGAAAGGACAGACAAAAGAATGAAAGGACAGAAGGaagaacacacagacagacgtaTGGAAGGATGGAGAGAAGGACAGATGGGCAGATGGAAGGACGGACAAAGGGAtgaaaggacagaaggaaggatggACAGAATTTGGGGACATAAAAATCTAattctgtctgtatttgtatgtttcattttattatattatttatattttatttgtatatttcatttgttttgtatatttgtatttgtttacTTCATTTGTCCCTCTGTCCGCTCTGTTCATCTCTACTGGACCGGAGGACTGGGTGCAGGACTGGTGGGGTGTACCTGGTCCACTGAGGCGGTCTGAGGTGGACTGGAGATCACGGGCTGCAGAAGGTCCTGGACATCATAAGGCCTGAACCTGTTCACTGAGTTCTGCTTCAGGAAGTCCTTCAGGATCCATGTGGCTTTGGTTAAGGGACTGACAGAGACCCTGAAGACAAACAGTTATTagagagacagaggaaggacaCCAAAGAAgaagacatttaaccctttaacccctgactgcaggtaaaggttcacatatgaaccctttaacccccctTTAAAGGTTCTGTTGTGAATCgtcatctgtttcaggttcattaaagctgctgtgagtttgtgcttgtgctccttttcttcagtggttttgttttactgtgtgttttagggtcaaagcaggtggaaaaacagaaaaaagacaaagagaagaactgaagcttgacaggtttggactaaataaggcactggAATGGACATTAATAAGAGatgtaggatgttgaacatcaactgggAACTGGAACACACCtggaattattcattttgttcattattttttttttgtttttgtttttgttttgtttttttgttaattttcattcatatgttgattatttttgttcaatttcttacatttatgaaatattctgataacttttgttgattgttttactTTTCTTTCTCAGATCATTTTATTTTTGAACTCCAAAAACCAGTAATTtgacccagtagttttagttgcgtctctttttttctaaatcagtccagcagctttttgacacctgtttaactccataaaacagttccacagacaaaactcagtaaaaacacagtaaaaaaaataaaggaaaatcaccagaacactggaaaaaacaggaaaaacaaaaaacacaagaaaaacagtgtaaaaaaaaaaaaaaaaaaaaaaggccaaactgctctgtgttttgctctggggtggtggtggggtgttgGTACCCTGTGGCATCTGACTGCAGGGTactaatacccccccccccccccccccttccacaggggtgggggttgggggtgtGGGTACCCTGTGGGGTCCGACTGCAGGTACAAACACACACCCCCCTTCCAcagagggtggtggtggtggtggggcgttCGTACCCTGTGGCGTCCTGTGGCAGGTGCAGTGGTTTGTCGTAGCAGAGTCTGTAGAGCTGCAGAACCTCAGTCATCCAGGAGATCTGGACCGCCATCACCGGGTCATCGACTTTATCTGAAACAGACACCTGTGATGACCAATCAGAGGGTGGAGGCGGAGCCTAAACTCACACAGAACATGTCCCATCATATAAAAGCCCATCTGTGGGTCTGTTAGTTCAACCAGCATCacaccagtgaaataagaacagattAACAAAGaaataatatagaataaataataaCTACTGTACAAACCTTTCACTGTTTTAGAgggaaaaggtaaaattacattataaatatgtttacatctccaaactagcctttaaaaatttgaataacatgaacaacctgaacattctaaagacaaataagtgtaattttaataatattcaacctcagtttatcatttatagatgttcattataaacgtacagatacagtggatctacaaatgaacACAATAGTTAGGAACCAACTGAATATTagaacaattacactgatttatatgaagacagttcaggttattcagatttttgttcaggttagcagagctttctccatcgcagctccaaccctctggaactccctcccaccttctatccgacactgctccaaccccaacacctttaaatcccttttaaaaactcatttatttaagatggcttttaatgtttaatcctaATGTTCAacgtttaactgttttatattcatatacctacctttgcacctgcttttaatctgtttttaatttgtctggtttgtgtttttatctgttgcATGAAAAGTGTCTGAGTTCTGTGAAAAGcgctgtacaaataaaatgtattattattattattattattattattattattattattattattattattagactagactagattatattagactagattagatcagatgagactagattagattacataaaactagattatattagaccagattagactagactagattatattagactacactagatcagattagactagattattctacactagactagattagattagactagattagacaaaattagattagattattttagactacattagactagattagactagactagattagactagactatattATATTAGACaacactagactagattagactagactagattagaccagattagattagacaaaattagattagattattttagactacgttaaactagattagactagacaagattatattagactagattagattagacaagattagattattttagactagatcaaattagattagattagaccagattagactagattagaccagattagactagattacacaagactagattagattagactaaataagattagactagatcagattagattagactagactagaccagatcagtttaattgttgtataTCCTGGGatagattggaccctctggtggtcagttttggcccacagaccttaTGTTTGATGACGCCCCCACCCCGTCCACTCACAGAAGGTGGAGGCCATGATCTCTCTTTGCTGCCGGGACGTTTTCACGGGCCCTCGGACTCGGATCAGCTCTCCGATGTCCAGGCGATAGGAGTTCTGATGGGTCCGGTGGAACTTCTTCAGCTCAGCCACCGGGTCAAAGCCTCCCTGAGCTCCATCGCTGAGCTTTTCCCCTGCTGTAGAGATCAGAAATACATCCAACCACATAAGAACAGAGGGACAAAAGACACTGTGTCCACTGTGTCTTCATAATGGACAGTATGGACGACGACAACGAAGACGATGATGAAAACAAAGACCATGAAGACTGGGCCATTTTCAACtcttttccatgtgttgatccatTGAAATTGTTCTAGGTCATTGTGTGTTCATGTTCTTCTTgatctttttggttctttggcgtcatttggatccagttgatagtctgtgttcactttgggtctagttgtagacagagctgCTCGTT from Sphaeramia orbicularis chromosome 1, fSphaOr1.1, whole genome shotgun sequence includes these protein-coding regions:
- the stn1 gene encoding CST complex subunit STN1 isoform X2, which produces MQAVTVDPEEELPSMLWGLDPIFSAFARLYIKDILQMKESMQVPGIYFYNSHPIYKVDVLGTVVYKREREDFFCYGVDDGTGVINCLCWKNDPLKETVEPQKTGEKLSDGAQGGFDPVAELKKFHRTHQNSYRLDIGELIRVRGPVKTSRQQREIMASTFYKVDDPVMAVQISWMTEVLQLYRLCYDKPLHLQSDPTGVSVSPLTKATWILKDFLKQNSVNRFRPYDVQDLLQPVISSPPQTASVDQEAGPSGCQQLRNLLKDVLQILQDEGVVYRKVQSQDPVYHVTERDTDLLITVKDIIREDSKRDKYAEKGCHVLHILSAVRQRYCLNVSKAALELLLQSLECNSDIISTAHNHYTIL
- the stn1 gene encoding CST complex subunit STN1 isoform X4; protein product: MQAVTVDPEEELPSMLWGLDPIFSAFARLYIKDILQMKESMQVPGIYFYNSHPIYKVDVLGTVVYKREREDFFCYGVDDGTGVINCLCWKNDPLKETVEPQKREKLSDGAQGGFDPVAELKKFHRTHQNSYRLDIGELIRVRGPVKTSRQQREIMASTFYKVDDPVMAVQISWMTEVLQLYRLCYDKPLHLPQDATGVSVSPLTKATWILKDFLKQNSVNRFRPYDVQDLLQPVISSPPQTASVDQEAGPSGCQQLRNLLKDVLQILQDEGVVYRKVQSQDPVYHVTERDTDLLITVKDIIREDSKRDKYAEKGCHVLHILSAVRQRYCLNVSKAALELLLQSLECNSDIISTAHNHYTIL
- the stn1 gene encoding CST complex subunit STN1 isoform X5; its protein translation is MQAVTVDPEEELPSMLWGLDPIFSAFARLYIKDILQMKESMQVPGIYFYNSHPIYKVDVLGTVVYKREREDFFCYGAGEKLSDGAQGGFDPVAELKKFHRTHQNSYRLDIGELIRVRGPVKTSRQQREIMASTFYKVDDPVMAVQISWMTEVLQLYRLCYDKPLHLPQDATGVSVSPLTKATWILKDFLKQNSVNRFRPYDVQDLLQPVISSPPQTASVDQEAGPSGCQQLRNLLKDVLQILQDEGVVYRKVQSQDPVYHVTERDTDLLITVKDIIREDSKRDKYAEKGCHVLHILSAVRQRYCLNVSKAALELLLQSLECNSDIISTAHNHYTIL
- the stn1 gene encoding CST complex subunit STN1 isoform X1, with the translated sequence MQAVTVDPEEELPSMLWGLDPIFSAFARLYIKDILQMKESMQVPGIYFYNSHPIYKVDVLGTVVYKREREDFFCYGVDDGTGVINCLCWKNDPLKETVEPQKTGEKLSDGAQGGFDPVAELKKFHRTHQNSYRLDIGELIRVRGPVKTSRQQREIMASTFYKVDDPVMAVQISWMTEVLQLYRLCYDKPLHLPQDATGVSVSPLTKATWILKDFLKQNSVNRFRPYDVQDLLQPVISSPPQTASVDQEAGPSGCQQLRNLLKDVLQILQDEGVVYRKVQSQDPVYHVTERDTDLLITVKDIIREDSKRDKYAEKGCHVLHILSAVRQRYCLNVSKAALELLLQSLECNSDIISTAHNHYTIL
- the stn1 gene encoding CST complex subunit STN1 isoform X3 — encoded protein: MQAVTVDPEEELPSMLWGLDPIFSAFARLYIKDILQMKESMQVPGIYFYNSHPIYKVDVLGTVVYKREREDFFCYGVDDGTGVINCLCWKNDPLKETVEPQKTGEKLSDGAQGGFDPVAELKKFHRTHQNSYRLDIGELIRVRGPVKTSRQQREIMASTFYKVDDPVMAVQISWMTEVLQLYRLCYDKPLHLPQDATGVSVSPLTKATWILKDFLKQNSVNRFRPYDVQDLLQPVISSPPQTASVDQAGPSGCQQLRNLLKDVLQILQDEGVVYRKVQSQDPVYHVTERDTDLLITVKDIIREDSKRDKYAEKGCHVLHILSAVRQRYCLNVSKAALELLLQSLECNSDIISTAHNHYTIL